One part of the Sorangiineae bacterium MSr11954 genome encodes these proteins:
- a CDS encoding GNAT family N-acetyltransferase: MHGIVPYRDEDAGDVSALMDQIAELPSTSAESFRAFAALPFNRSARDFRLLRVEDRTVGFATSTLLHDGALPIRHFRIGIHPEHRRRRLGTLLLMEILRQDAPAGTLLQCNSQQSWQAGNAFLEHAGFRVSRVERLMRRAVRGTEAFAPPGFRLRPATARDDAAWIALHAEAYGAREDFTKLTPEHLHSERGCPGFDLRVAERDGDVVGYCHAMHLEGREALIQSLVVRSDVRGRGLGAALLSSSLRALASSSFDTASLNVVSTEHAAISVYERLGFETYDQMLTFQQPLSAARSTS, encoded by the coding sequence ATGCACGGGATCGTTCCTTATCGCGACGAAGACGCCGGCGACGTCTCGGCCCTCATGGACCAGATCGCCGAGCTCCCTTCGACGAGCGCCGAGTCGTTTCGCGCGTTTGCCGCGCTCCCCTTCAATCGAAGCGCGCGCGACTTCCGATTGCTGCGGGTCGAAGACCGCACAGTGGGCTTCGCGACCTCCACATTGCTCCACGATGGCGCGCTTCCCATCCGGCATTTTCGCATCGGGATCCACCCCGAGCACCGACGCCGTCGCCTCGGCACGCTGCTCTTGATGGAGATCCTGCGTCAAGATGCGCCAGCTGGGACCTTGCTCCAATGCAACAGCCAGCAAAGCTGGCAGGCGGGCAACGCGTTCCTCGAGCATGCCGGGTTTCGGGTGTCTCGCGTGGAACGGCTGATGCGCCGGGCGGTGCGGGGCACCGAGGCCTTCGCGCCCCCTGGCTTTCGCCTGCGCCCGGCGACCGCTCGGGACGATGCGGCCTGGATAGCGCTGCACGCCGAAGCCTATGGCGCGCGCGAGGACTTTACGAAGCTGACCCCCGAGCACCTGCACTCCGAGCGTGGCTGCCCGGGCTTCGACCTGCGGGTGGCCGAGCGCGACGGCGACGTCGTCGGTTATTGCCACGCCATGCACCTCGAAGGCCGCGAGGCCCTCATCCAGAGCCTCGTCGTACGCTCCGACGTGCGCGGGCGCGGGCTCGGGGCGGCGCTCCTGTCCTCGAGCCTTCGCGCCCTCGCATCGTCGTCCTTCGACACCGCGTCGCTCAATGTGGTGTCGACCGAGCATGCCGCCATCTCCGTCTACGAGCGTTTGGGCTTCGAGACGTACGACCAAATGCTCACGTTTCAGCAACCTCTGAGCGCAGCAAGGAGCACATCATGA